The sequence CTCGCACCGGAAGAAGCCGCAGGCCGTGTCCCCACACACCAGGGTCACACAGGCGTCGCTGCTTGCGTCACCGCACTCGGCTTCGGCTTCGTCCCAGCGCTGCTGAAGCGGCGTGCCGGACGCGCACGCGGCCATCCAGAGCACCATTGCGCAGAATGTCAGGCTTTTCGTCATCATGGAAAGCCTAGCACCTCCACAGCAATCACCTGCCTGCCCATGGACGCTCAGTGGCAATCCATGTCAGGGTTTGGCCCGCTGGACCACAAGGACTCATGAGCCGGGGGAAATCATGGAGCTATTGCTGGGACCCATCCTCTACGCGAAGGAACAGGTGACCTATGACCCTCAGGGTGAGGATACCTGGAGTTTCTTCCTCAACCTGTTCCTGAGAGGCACGGACCCGAAGCAGCCTCTCCCAATGAGGCTCTGCTTCACGGATGAGCAGGGGGCGAAAGTATTTACCTCCGAAGAGGCTCGGCCCGCGGCGGATTTCAGCTGGCTGCAGGGGCATGCATCAGGAGTCGTGTGGCGGTGGGAAGTCATCCTCCCGCGCAAGTCCGAAGCGCGGCGGTTGAAGTACCACTTCGAAGACCCTGCTCAACCCGATCGTCCCTTCTCCTTCCAACCGCCAGCGCTCCCAAAGGATCAAACGCTGTCCTATGTGTTCCCGAAACAGCCTCTGGTTGTGGATGATGTGATTGTCCCCGCCGAGGGGGCGTCACCACGAATCGCGTTCTTTTCGTGCAACGGATCCGAAGATCAAAAGAAGGACGATCAGGACAGTGATGAGTCCCGCGGTCTCTGGGAGAGGATGCTGGATGAGCACCGGTCTGCCCCTGGGCACCCCCGGAAGCCCTCCGGTTTCCAGTTGCTCATCGGAGGTGGGGATCAGGTCTACGCGGATTCAATCCGGGCGTCGATGAATGAAATGAAGCCGATCCGGAAGTTGTCGAACACGCTCCGTGAACCTGTGCCAAACGGCTTCGCGGATCGGGTAATGGCAGAGTACGTCGAGCTGTATCAGGAGCAGTGGAATGGAGCTCAAGGCATCGCGCCGATGCTGGCACGGGTCCCCGGCCTGTTCATGTGGGACGATCACGACATCTTCGATGGCTGGGGATCGTACGAGGATTTGCAGCAGACGCCCTGGTTCCAGGACATCTACAGCGCGGCGGCGCGTGCCTTCGAAGCCTTCCAGATCGGTCACCTGGAGAGTCCCAAAACACCACGGCTGCCCGATGTTGGACCCTGGACGCCTGAGCAGAAGCGCCATTACTTCCAGGCCATGACCTTCTCCAGCAAGGATTGTGACCTGGACGTGGTCATGCTGGATCTTCGCAGCGGGCGCACGAGCCCCCCGGCGAAGGGCAAGACGAAGGGCCGGGGCAATGGCGAGTTTCCGGTGATGAGCGAAGGCCAGTGGAAGGCCTTTGATGACTGGCGGGAAGCCTGTTGTCAGCGCAAGACCAAGAAAGAGGGCTACAAGGCCCATCACATCTTGGTGGTGTCCTCGATTCCCGTGGTCCACCTGCGCTTCAGCAAGGAGTTGGAGAGCCTGGCGGGACGATTCACCGAACTTCGTGACGATATGTTGGATCAGTGGGAGTCGCAGATACACCGGGGGGAGCGCACGCGACTGATCATGGACTTGTTCTCATTGGCCAAGCGGTCGAGCGCCTCCGTGACAGTGCTGTCGGGTGACGTCCACCTGGGGGCCTGGGGTCGCATCCGGTCACGCCATCCCGAGCACCAGTTGGATACCCAAACGGCGGTGGGTGAAGCCATCATCGAACAGATCACGTCCTCTCCCATCAGCAATAAACCTCCGGACCTGCTGCGGTTCCTCGGCATCCTGGCGGCGTCCAAGGACAGCACCGAAAACCTGCACTACTTCCTTCAGACGGAGCTCTTGCCCGTGGGCCACGACCTCTACTTGCGGGAGCGCAACTGGCTGGCAATCCGCGTGGAACCCTCACGACTCGACCCACCCCAGCCAAAGCTCTGGGCCCGCTGGGTCGCGGAGAAAAGCCCCCTCTCGATGGAGGTGGTGGTCGCGCCGCCGCGTCCGTTGCCTCTCAAGAAGGAGTCGCCGAAAGCGGACGGGCTGCTCCCACCCGACGGAACAGCCCGCCCTCCCCTTTCCTAAGGCAACGGCCCCTCCACCAATCGCAACACATCCGCCAGCACCCCCGCCGCCGTCACCGCGGCTCCCGCGCCGTAGCCTCGGATCACCAGCGGCGTGGGGCTGTAGCGCTCCGACAGGAAGCTCAGCGCGTTCTCGCCGCCCTTCACCGCCGCCAGCGGATGCTCCAGCGGCACCGGCACCAGTCCCACGCTCACGCCCTCCGGTCCCACGCTGCCCACGTAGCGCAGCACCTTGCCTTCCTTCCGGTGCGCGTCCACCCGCTTCTGGAAGACCGCATCCGCCTGCGGCAGCCGCGCCAGGAACTCCGGCAGCGGCCCCTTCGCGTCGAACTCCTCCGGCAACAGCGACGCCAGCGCCACCTCCTCCAGCTCCAGCGTGCGCCCCAGCTCACGCGCGAGGATGAGCACCTTGCGCGCCACGTCCGTGCCCTCCAGGTCGTCTCGCGGGTCGGGCTCCGTGAAGCCCTTCTCCATCGCCGTGCCCACCGCCTTCGACAACGGCACCCCGGCCTCCGTCAGCCCCAGGATGAACGACAGCGAACCCGACAGGATGCCCTCCACCCGGTGCACCGTGTCTCCCGT comes from Corallococcus macrosporus and encodes:
- a CDS encoding alkaline phosphatase D family protein encodes the protein MELLLGPILYAKEQVTYDPQGEDTWSFFLNLFLRGTDPKQPLPMRLCFTDEQGAKVFTSEEARPAADFSWLQGHASGVVWRWEVILPRKSEARRLKYHFEDPAQPDRPFSFQPPALPKDQTLSYVFPKQPLVVDDVIVPAEGASPRIAFFSCNGSEDQKKDDQDSDESRGLWERMLDEHRSAPGHPRKPSGFQLLIGGGDQVYADSIRASMNEMKPIRKLSNTLREPVPNGFADRVMAEYVELYQEQWNGAQGIAPMLARVPGLFMWDDHDIFDGWGSYEDLQQTPWFQDIYSAAARAFEAFQIGHLESPKTPRLPDVGPWTPEQKRHYFQAMTFSSKDCDLDVVMLDLRSGRTSPPAKGKTKGRGNGEFPVMSEGQWKAFDDWREACCQRKTKKEGYKAHHILVVSSIPVVHLRFSKELESLAGRFTELRDDMLDQWESQIHRGERTRLIMDLFSLAKRSSASVTVLSGDVHLGAWGRIRSRHPEHQLDTQTAVGEAIIEQITSSPISNKPPDLLRFLGILAASKDSTENLHYFLQTELLPVGHDLYLRERNWLAIRVEPSRLDPPQPKLWARWVAEKSPLSMEVVVAPPRPLPLKKESPKADGLLPPDGTARPPLS